In the genome of Diaphorobacter sp. HDW4A, the window TTGGCGCAGGACATGTTGAACAAGAACTGAAGTGACACGCGACATGCAGCACAAGACTCGCATCGCCATCATCGGCTACGGCCGCTTCGGCCGCGTGCACGCGATGAGGGCTCGCACACATCCCGCGTTCGACGTGGTGTGCGTCGTCGACCCCCAACCACATGCAAGACACGCTGCGCAGATTGCAGGATTCATGACCGTCGCACGTCTGCAGGACTTGCCACGTGGCGTGGAGGCGGCAGCAGTGGTCACACCCTACGAGACCCACGCCGAGATCGCCGTCACGCTGATGCGCATGGGCATTGACGTGCTCGTGGAAAAGCCTCTGGCAAGCACCGAGAGAGACATCGATGCGCTGCTGGATGCGGAGTGCGCCACGCGTCGCAAACTCTGCACCGGACATATCGAGCGCTTCAATCGACTCCTCAGCGCGCCGCTGTGGAGCGGCACACCTCACAGCATCGCATTCACACGCTGCTCAAGCCTGAGCGTGGGGGCGGGCT includes:
- a CDS encoding Gfo/Idh/MocA family protein; protein product: MQHKTRIAIIGYGRFGRVHAMRARTHPAFDVVCVVDPQPHARHAAQIAGFMTVARLQDLPRGVEAAAVVTPYETHAEIAVTLMRMGIDVLVEKPLASTERDIDALLDAECATRRKLCTGHIERFNRLLSAPLWSGTPHSIAFTRCSSLSVGAGSVVLDLMVHDLDTASLLFGRKEEETFEIIGVQRQCGTVNAQVLFCGSQLNLSASHGAHKSNVHLLWQDFESRNELCLRSSDTATGIDALSLQYTAFHELLSGAHSERPIASASEGAMAARRAIAIESWS